One Streptomyces sp. RPA4-2 genomic window carries:
- a CDS encoding acetoacetate decarboxylase family protein has protein sequence MLQGYTYPLSPRGEANLASAPPWNYAGDIVGVEFWTDPAAAEATLPEGLSPDPESSGRVVALFVDWQFSGQNNEYLDPVRSQYREFMVLVDARWKDQPVSWCPYIYVDNDLALARGWVQGFPKKLGAVAQTRVFAAPGSASPTLAAGGLFGASLSAAGRLLAEARVTLRQPASDPGGLLRPTVNLRHFPRLAVGEYDKPAVHELVMAEFLDQRLADVWTGSAELGLFAAPGEELADLAPVRTGTGFRASMSYTVTGVRRLEA, from the coding sequence ATGCTTCAGGGCTACACCTATCCGCTGTCGCCGCGCGGAGAGGCGAATCTCGCGTCCGCTCCGCCGTGGAACTACGCCGGGGACATCGTCGGCGTCGAGTTCTGGACCGATCCGGCGGCCGCGGAGGCGACGCTCCCGGAGGGGCTGAGCCCGGACCCGGAGTCGAGTGGACGTGTGGTGGCCCTCTTCGTCGACTGGCAGTTCTCCGGACAGAACAACGAGTACCTGGACCCGGTGCGCAGTCAGTACCGCGAGTTCATGGTGCTGGTGGACGCGCGGTGGAAGGACCAGCCGGTCTCGTGGTGCCCGTACATCTACGTCGACAACGACCTGGCCCTCGCTCGCGGGTGGGTACAGGGCTTTCCGAAGAAGCTGGGAGCGGTCGCTCAGACCCGGGTCTTCGCCGCTCCTGGCAGCGCGTCGCCGACGCTCGCGGCAGGCGGCCTGTTCGGGGCGTCCCTGTCGGCGGCCGGGCGCTTGCTGGCGGAGGCTCGGGTGACCTTGCGGCAGCCGGCCAGTGACCCGGGCGGCCTGCTGCGGCCCACGGTCAACCTGCGGCATTTCCCGCGCCTGGCGGTCGGCGAGTACGACAAGCCCGCCGTGCACGAGTTGGTGATGGCCGAGTTCCTCGACCAGCGGCTCGCCGACGTGTGGACCGGTTCCGCGGAGCTCGGCCTGTTCGCGGCTCCCGGTGAGGAGCTGGCGGATCTGGCTCCCGTCCGTACCGGTACGGGCTTCCGCGCGTCGATGTCGTACACCGTGACGGGCGTGCGCCGACTGGAGGCGTAG
- a CDS encoding fumarylacetoacetate hydrolase family protein → MNYREHARETGTEFPVEPPVFTKFRTSITGPRGDLALPGDTVDREAELVVIGRQRCVPPGTPPPPRSSDRLQRRRQVMAASGNGR, encoded by the coding sequence CTGAACTACCGCGAGCACGCCAGGGAGACCGGGACCGAATTCCCGGTCGAGCCGCCGGTCTTCACCAAGTTCCGCACCTCCATCACCGGCCCGCGCGGCGACCTCGCCCTCCCCGGCGACACCGTCGACCGGGAGGCCGAGCTCGTCGTCATCGGCCGACAGCGGTGTGTGCCCCCCGGTACACCACCACCTCCACGGAGCAGCGATCGACTCCAGCGCCGACGGCAAGTGATGGCGGCAAGCGGCAACGGCCGGTGA
- a CDS encoding cysteine hydrolase family protein, producing the protein MSTTTLPAITPERTALLAMDFQNGIVPLAPDSDALVERVKGAIADVRAAGGTIGYVRVAFTEDDWTGVPETNKAFSGVAAAKMLHHEDAATRIDERIAPEDGDIVVRKTRFGSGSTTDLHQQLSDRGIDTLVLTGISTSGVVLSTLIDAADRDYRVIVLTDGVADPDPETHRVLLDNVFPTRAHILDTAGLRELLRSA; encoded by the coding sequence GTGAGCACCACCACCCTGCCCGCCATCACCCCCGAGCGGACCGCCCTGCTGGCGATGGACTTCCAGAACGGGATCGTCCCCCTGGCCCCCGACTCCGACGCGCTCGTCGAGCGGGTCAAGGGGGCCATCGCCGATGTCCGCGCCGCGGGCGGCACCATCGGCTACGTCCGTGTCGCCTTCACCGAGGACGACTGGACAGGGGTGCCCGAGACCAACAAGGCCTTCTCGGGCGTCGCCGCGGCGAAGATGTTGCACCACGAGGACGCCGCGACCCGGATCGACGAGCGGATCGCGCCGGAGGACGGTGACATCGTCGTACGCAAGACCCGCTTCGGCTCGGGCTCCACCACCGATCTCCACCAGCAGCTGAGCGACCGCGGTATCGACACCCTGGTGCTCACCGGGATCAGCACCAGCGGCGTCGTCCTGTCCACGCTCATCGACGCCGCGGACCGCGACTACCGCGTCATCGTGCTGACCGACGGCGTCGCCGACCCCGATCCCGAGACCCATCGGGTGCTGCTCGACAACGTGTTCCCGACCCGGGCCCACATCCTCGACACCGCCGGACTGCGCGAGCTGCTGCGATCCGCCTGA
- a CDS encoding MFS transporter, whose translation MKATPTRGRTTSHDVPDPPFAWTFTTPLYVGSSLNPINSSIIATALVPMAADLHVSVGSTAVLVSSLYLASAVAQPTAGKLAEVLGPRRIFLYGIVLVLLGGLVGGLGQNLAMLTVARVLIGIGTSAAFPCAMVLIRRRAQEAGADAPPGGVLGGIAMAGMATVAVGPPIGGLLVGSAGWRWAFLINIPVTAIAMVMAVRGLPRDPVPDREHNGFRKVAAQIDLLGILGFAVSMSALVIFLMGLPDIGWVALAVLVLTGVPTVVWELRKTAPFFDFRGLAANGALARTYLRQALTLLGVYSVMYGMTQWMEAAHGMSTVEAGLLLLPMGAVSALLSRPLASRNLVRGPLIVSAVTMLLGSAGVMLLTSRSPAVAIVLVSLVFGVTSAATTVGNQTALYLAAPPDQIGTASGLFRTFGYLGTITSAVIGSIVFRHGASDQGLHSLGLVLVAAGLAVLLLTVLDRHLMYRSTSRRPDTSDHLGNSDNPTEEHSA comes from the coding sequence ATGAAAGCCACCCCCACCCGGGGCCGCACCACGTCCCACGACGTCCCGGACCCGCCGTTCGCATGGACCTTCACCACACCGCTCTACGTCGGCTCCAGCCTCAACCCGATCAACAGCTCCATCATCGCGACCGCCCTGGTCCCCATGGCCGCCGATCTGCACGTCTCGGTGGGCAGCACCGCCGTACTGGTCTCCTCGCTGTACCTGGCCAGCGCCGTCGCCCAGCCCACCGCGGGCAAACTGGCGGAAGTACTCGGACCGCGCCGGATCTTCCTGTACGGCATCGTGCTGGTCCTGCTCGGCGGTCTGGTCGGCGGCCTCGGCCAGAACCTGGCGATGCTGACCGTGGCCCGGGTACTGATCGGCATCGGCACCTCGGCCGCCTTCCCCTGCGCGATGGTGCTGATCCGGCGCCGCGCCCAGGAGGCCGGAGCGGACGCTCCACCGGGCGGTGTGCTCGGTGGCATCGCGATGGCGGGGATGGCCACCGTCGCCGTCGGTCCGCCGATCGGCGGACTGCTGGTGGGCTCCGCGGGCTGGCGTTGGGCCTTCCTGATCAACATTCCGGTGACCGCGATCGCGATGGTGATGGCCGTGCGCGGGCTGCCCAGGGACCCCGTACCCGACCGTGAACACAACGGATTTCGCAAGGTCGCCGCGCAGATCGACCTGCTCGGCATCCTCGGCTTCGCCGTCTCGATGAGCGCGCTGGTCATCTTCCTGATGGGCCTTCCCGATATCGGATGGGTCGCGCTCGCCGTCCTGGTCCTGACCGGCGTACCCACGGTGGTGTGGGAGCTGCGGAAGACGGCGCCGTTCTTCGACTTCCGCGGCCTCGCGGCCAACGGCGCCCTCGCTCGTACCTACCTGCGGCAGGCGCTCACGCTGCTCGGCGTCTACTCCGTGATGTACGGAATGACCCAGTGGATGGAGGCCGCACACGGGATGTCCACCGTGGAGGCGGGACTGCTGCTCCTGCCGATGGGCGCCGTCTCCGCACTGCTCTCGCGCCCGCTCGCCAGCCGCAACCTGGTGCGCGGACCGCTGATCGTCTCGGCGGTCACCATGCTGCTCGGCTCGGCCGGCGTCATGCTCCTCACTTCGCGCAGTCCCGCGGTCGCGATCGTGCTGGTCTCCCTCGTCTTCGGCGTCACGTCGGCCGCCACCACGGTCGGAAACCAGACCGCGCTCTACCTCGCGGCGCCGCCCGACCAGATCGGCACCGCTTCCGGGTTGTTCCGGACCTTCGGATACCTCGGAACCATCACCTCCGCCGTGATCGGCAGCATCGTCTTCCGGCACGGCGCGAGCGACCAGGGCCTGCACAGCCTCGGCCTCGTCCTGGTCGCGGCCGGTCTCGCGGTCCTCCTGCTGACCGTCCTCGACCGCCACCTGATGTACCGCAGCACAAGCCGGCGTCCGGACACTTCCGACCACCTCGGCAACTCTGACAACCCCACTGAGGAGCACTCCGCGTGA
- a CDS encoding MarR family winged helix-turn-helix transcriptional regulator: MTSKPRPQESVANAQRLNDAIVRLRARLRVESGQHATGLTATQLAVLASVVREGPVTAARLASLEHVSAQSIAQSLAVLKAAGLIHTTPDPRDGRKKLVSAAPSATELVDKLLTGRASFLARAIEQVLPPEEREDVEKAIDLLERLASADLSEGGI; this comes from the coding sequence ATGACCTCGAAACCCAGACCGCAGGAGTCCGTTGCGAACGCGCAGCGCCTCAACGACGCGATCGTGCGTCTGCGCGCCCGCCTGCGCGTGGAATCGGGACAGCATGCGACCGGTCTGACCGCCACGCAGCTGGCCGTGCTGGCGAGCGTGGTGCGGGAGGGCCCGGTCACCGCGGCCCGGCTCGCCTCGCTCGAACACGTCAGCGCGCAGTCCATCGCGCAGAGCCTGGCGGTACTCAAGGCCGCCGGGCTGATTCACACCACCCCTGATCCGCGGGACGGCCGCAAGAAGCTGGTGAGCGCCGCCCCGTCCGCGACCGAGCTGGTCGACAAACTGCTCACGGGACGCGCCTCCTTCCTGGCACGGGCCATCGAACAGGTACTCCCCCCGGAGGAGCGCGAGGACGTGGAGAAGGCCATCGACCTGCTGGAGCGTCTCGCCTCGGCCGACCTGAGCGAAGGCGGCATATGA
- a CDS encoding aldo/keto reductase, with amino-acid sequence METRTLGRQGLTVSAQGLGCMGMSVFYGATDETESLATIDRALEWGVTLLDTAESYGPFVNEQLLGKALAGRREAAVLATKTGMEITDDGRMVGLNGRPEYVRRALERSLRHLETDHVDLYYLHRIDPQVPIEETVGALAELVAEGKVRHIGVCEASARTIRRAHAVHPLTAVQTEYSLFEREIEHNGVLDALQELGIGLVAYSPLGRGFLSGVITSADDFAEDDWRRTDPRFQGENFDRNLDVVREVRRIASAKDVTPSQLALAWVQHQGAVAIPGTKRRRYLEENVAAAEVTLTAGDIAAIEAVAPHGAVTGERYAPEYMGTLNG; translated from the coding sequence ATGGAGACCCGCACACTTGGCCGTCAGGGCCTGACCGTCAGCGCTCAGGGCCTCGGCTGCATGGGCATGAGCGTCTTCTACGGCGCCACCGACGAGACCGAGTCGCTGGCCACCATCGATCGTGCGCTGGAGTGGGGCGTCACGCTGCTCGACACCGCGGAGAGCTACGGCCCGTTCGTCAACGAACAGCTCCTGGGCAAGGCGCTGGCCGGGCGCAGGGAAGCCGCCGTGCTCGCCACCAAGACCGGCATGGAGATCACCGATGACGGTCGGATGGTGGGGCTGAACGGACGGCCCGAGTACGTGCGCCGGGCCTTGGAGCGTTCACTGCGGCACCTGGAGACCGACCACGTCGACCTGTACTACCTGCACCGGATCGACCCCCAGGTGCCGATCGAGGAGACCGTCGGCGCGCTGGCCGAGCTGGTGGCCGAGGGCAAGGTCCGTCACATCGGCGTGTGCGAGGCGTCCGCGCGGACGATCCGGCGCGCGCACGCCGTGCACCCGCTGACCGCGGTGCAGACGGAGTATTCGCTCTTCGAGCGCGAGATCGAGCACAACGGTGTGCTCGACGCCCTTCAGGAGCTGGGGATCGGCCTGGTCGCATACTCCCCGCTGGGCCGCGGTTTCCTGTCCGGCGTCATCACCAGCGCGGACGATTTCGCCGAGGACGACTGGCGCCGGACCGACCCCCGGTTCCAGGGCGAGAACTTCGACCGCAACCTGGACGTCGTCCGCGAGGTCCGCCGCATCGCCTCCGCCAAGGACGTCACCCCCTCCCAGCTGGCGCTCGCCTGGGTCCAGCACCAGGGGGCGGTCGCCATCCCCGGCACCAAGCGCCGCCGCTACCTGGAGGAGAACGTCGCCGCGGCCGAGGTCACCCTCACCGCCGGCGACATCGCCGCGATCGAGGCGGTCGCCCCGCACGGCGCGGTCACCGGCGAACGCTACGCACCCGAGTACATGGGGACGCTCAACGGCTGA
- a CDS encoding SDR family NAD(P)-dependent oxidoreductase has protein sequence MSVSQTSHPFGANTTASEIIDGVDLHGRRAVVTGAGSGIGVETARALATAGADVTLAVRSTDAGARVVARLEAQLPAGSGKLNVKRLDLADRSTVTAFVADWSGPLHILVNNAGVMALPELTRTPDGRETQFGVNHLGHFALTVGLRPALAAAEGARIVSVASIGHLFSPVVFDDLDYRFRPYDPWTSYGQSKTANVLFAVGAAERWADDGITANALMPGNIADTSLARHMDPGQLAGFIDATGLALPPGKTVEQGAATSVLLAASPTVEGVTGRYFEDCAPSGTVTERADAVAGVASYALDRANAQRLWAVSEALVR, from the coding sequence ATGTCCGTATCCCAGACGTCCCACCCGTTCGGGGCGAACACCACCGCCTCCGAGATCATCGACGGCGTCGACCTGCACGGCCGTCGAGCCGTGGTGACCGGAGCCGGCTCAGGAATCGGCGTGGAGACCGCCCGGGCACTGGCCACCGCCGGCGCCGATGTCACCCTGGCCGTGCGGAGCACCGACGCGGGCGCCCGGGTGGTGGCCCGCCTGGAGGCCCAACTACCCGCAGGATCAGGCAAGTTGAACGTGAAGCGGCTCGATCTGGCCGACCGGTCGACGGTCACGGCGTTCGTGGCCGACTGGTCGGGACCGTTGCACATTCTCGTCAACAACGCCGGGGTGATGGCCCTTCCGGAACTCACGCGCACCCCGGACGGCCGGGAGACGCAGTTCGGTGTCAATCACCTGGGTCACTTCGCGCTGACCGTCGGACTGCGTCCGGCGCTCGCGGCGGCGGAGGGCGCCCGGATCGTGTCGGTCGCCTCGATCGGTCACCTCTTCTCGCCGGTGGTCTTCGACGATCTGGACTACCGTTTCCGTCCCTACGACCCGTGGACGTCGTACGGGCAGTCGAAGACGGCCAACGTGCTGTTCGCCGTCGGTGCCGCCGAGCGGTGGGCCGATGACGGCATCACGGCCAATGCCTTGATGCCGGGGAACATCGCGGACACCTCGCTGGCCCGGCACATGGACCCCGGACAGCTGGCCGGGTTCATCGACGCCACCGGGCTGGCGCTGCCCCCCGGGAAGACCGTCGAGCAGGGCGCCGCGACCTCGGTGCTGCTGGCCGCCTCACCCACGGTGGAGGGCGTCACCGGCCGCTACTTCGAGGACTGCGCACCGTCCGGGACGGTCACCGAACGAGCCGACGCCGTCGCCGGCGTGGCGTCCTACGCCCTGGACCGGGCGAACGCGCAGCGGCTGTGGGCCGTGTCCGAGGCTCTCGTCCGCTAG
- the fumC gene encoding class II fumarate hydratase → MAAHILRRRRGVTGGDGEPAPTILDLPIGLSATGTRHETDSMGAVDVPADRYWGAQTQRSLIHFSIGDDRMPKSVYHAYGYVKKAAAIVNGRAGRLPGWMADLIERVSDEVIGGALDENFPLYVWQTGSGTQSNMNTNEVISNRAVQLTGGRLGSKTPVHPNDHVNMGQSSNDTFPTAMHIAAVKEVHEHLLPAVQALQRSIEAKAERWRNVVKIGRTHLEDAVPLTVGQEWSGYAHQLKQAMSVATASTQGLFELAAGGTAVGTGLNAPEGFADEIAHEIAEATGYPFVTAANKFAAQGGLDAMVTASAGLRALAVPLMKIANDIRWLASGPRCGLGELILPANEPGSSIMPGKVNPTQCEAMVMVCIQVLSEDSAIAFAGSQGNFELNAMRPVIINNFLHAATILADACQKLREYCVEGAELRDEQVADYVDRSLMLVTALSPEIGYDKASAIAHKADDEGTTLREAAVASGYVSAAEFDRIVDPAAMVGPSGHR, encoded by the coding sequence GTGGCAGCCCACATACTCCGACGGCGGCGCGGCGTGACCGGCGGGGACGGGGAGCCCGCGCCGACGATCCTGGATCTGCCGATCGGTCTGTCGGCGACGGGGACGCGGCACGAGACCGACTCCATGGGCGCCGTCGACGTGCCCGCCGACCGGTACTGGGGTGCGCAGACCCAGCGGTCACTGATCCATTTCTCGATCGGTGACGACCGCATGCCCAAGTCGGTCTACCACGCCTACGGTTACGTCAAGAAGGCCGCCGCGATCGTCAACGGACGCGCCGGCCGGTTGCCGGGCTGGATGGCAGACCTGATCGAGCGGGTCAGCGACGAGGTGATCGGCGGGGCGCTCGACGAGAACTTCCCGCTGTATGTCTGGCAGACCGGCTCGGGAACGCAGTCCAACATGAACACCAACGAGGTGATCAGCAACCGTGCCGTCCAGCTGACCGGCGGCCGGCTGGGCAGCAAGACCCCGGTGCACCCCAACGACCATGTGAACATGGGGCAGTCGTCCAACGACACCTTCCCCACCGCGATGCACATCGCCGCCGTCAAGGAGGTCCACGAGCACCTGCTGCCCGCCGTTCAGGCGCTGCAACGCTCCATCGAGGCCAAGGCCGAGCGGTGGCGGAACGTGGTGAAGATCGGCCGTACCCACCTGGAGGACGCGGTCCCGCTGACCGTCGGGCAGGAATGGTCCGGCTACGCCCACCAGTTGAAGCAGGCCATGTCCGTGGCGACCGCGTCCACCCAGGGTCTGTTCGAACTCGCCGCCGGCGGTACGGCGGTGGGCACCGGGCTGAACGCTCCGGAGGGCTTCGCCGACGAGATCGCCCACGAGATCGCGGAGGCGACCGGATACCCGTTCGTCACCGCCGCGAACAAGTTCGCCGCGCAGGGCGGCCTGGACGCCATGGTCACCGCGTCGGCGGGGCTGCGGGCCCTGGCGGTGCCACTGATGAAGATCGCGAACGACATCCGGTGGCTGGCATCCGGGCCACGCTGCGGGCTGGGCGAGCTGATTCTTCCTGCCAACGAGCCCGGTAGCTCGATCATGCCCGGCAAGGTCAACCCGACCCAGTGCGAGGCCATGGTGATGGTCTGCATCCAGGTCCTGTCGGAGGATTCCGCGATCGCCTTCGCCGGTTCCCAGGGGAACTTCGAGCTCAACGCGATGCGCCCGGTGATCATCAACAATTTCCTGCACGCGGCCACGATCCTCGCCGACGCCTGTCAGAAGCTGCGCGAGTACTGCGTCGAGGGCGCCGAACTGCGGGATGAGCAGGTCGCCGACTACGTCGACCGTTCCCTGATGCTGGTGACCGCTCTGTCGCCGGAGATCGGCTACGACAAGGCCTCCGCGATCGCCCACAAGGCCGACGACGAGGGCACTACCCTGCGCGAAGCCGCCGTGGCCAGTGGATATGTCAGCGCGGCCGAATTCGACCGCATCGTCGATCCGGCGGCCATGGTGGGACCGTCCGGGCACCGTTGA
- a CDS encoding NAD-dependent malic enzyme: MSTTHSVRTPATPGVLQDPMSNHGVAFSASERDEYGLTGRLPSTVLTLGQQAQRTYRQLQRQRDDLAKYVYLEQLHDRNETLYYRVLADHLAELLPVVYDPTVGDAIEQYSEEFRSPRGIFLSIDAPDDIEAAFGTLGLRSEDVELLVCTDAEEILGIGDWGVGGIEIAIGKLAIYTAAAGIDPRRVIPVSLDVGTDNEALLNDPLYLGNRHSRVRGAAYDAFIKKYLETASALFPNALLHFEDFGPENARRILETYGHQYRIFNDDLQGTGAITLASVLSAVKVTGVPMRSQKLVVFGAGTAGVGIADQIHAAMVRDGATPEEATSRIWLVDQQGLLTSDMTDLRDFQKPYARRPEDVDGWGGGRAVSLLETVGHAAPTILLGTSTAHGAFTEAVVKAMARGVERPIILPISNPTSKIEAEPQDVIAWTDGKALVATGLPFGPMEYEGVNYHFGQANNALVYPGLGLGTIVSGAHTVTPAMLIAAAEAVAGQVDVSAPGASLLPEVENLRASTATTAVAVVRAAQAEGVATAKIDNVVQAVQDAMWQPTYSDGGAA, translated from the coding sequence ATGAGCACCACGCATTCGGTCCGGACGCCGGCGACACCGGGCGTCCTGCAGGACCCGATGAGCAATCACGGGGTCGCGTTCAGCGCCTCCGAGCGGGACGAGTACGGGCTGACCGGTCGACTGCCCTCCACGGTGCTGACGTTGGGCCAGCAGGCGCAGCGCACTTACCGTCAACTGCAGCGCCAGCGCGATGACTTGGCCAAGTACGTGTACCTGGAGCAGTTGCACGACCGCAACGAGACCCTGTACTACCGGGTGCTCGCCGACCATCTCGCCGAACTGCTCCCGGTCGTCTACGACCCGACCGTCGGCGATGCCATCGAGCAGTACTCCGAGGAGTTCCGCAGCCCGCGGGGGATCTTCTTGTCGATCGACGCGCCGGACGACATCGAGGCGGCTTTCGGCACCCTGGGGCTCAGGTCCGAGGACGTCGAACTGCTGGTGTGCACCGATGCCGAGGAGATCCTGGGCATCGGCGACTGGGGCGTGGGCGGCATCGAGATCGCGATCGGCAAGCTCGCCATCTACACGGCGGCCGCGGGGATCGACCCGCGCCGGGTGATCCCGGTGTCGCTGGACGTCGGAACCGACAACGAGGCCCTGCTCAACGACCCGCTGTACCTGGGCAACCGGCACTCGCGGGTCCGCGGCGCCGCGTACGACGCGTTCATCAAGAAGTACCTGGAGACCGCGTCCGCGCTGTTCCCGAACGCGCTGCTGCACTTCGAGGACTTCGGACCGGAGAACGCCCGCCGGATCCTGGAGACCTACGGTCACCAATACCGCATCTTCAACGACGACTTGCAGGGGACCGGGGCGATCACCCTGGCCTCCGTGCTGTCCGCGGTGAAGGTGACGGGCGTGCCGATGCGGAGCCAGAAGCTCGTGGTGTTCGGCGCCGGGACCGCGGGCGTGGGGATCGCCGACCAGATCCACGCGGCGATGGTGCGCGACGGCGCCACTCCGGAGGAGGCCACCTCCCGGATCTGGCTGGTGGACCAGCAAGGGCTGTTGACCAGCGACATGACCGACCTCCGCGACTTCCAGAAGCCGTATGCCCGCAGGCCCGAGGATGTCGACGGGTGGGGCGGCGGCCGGGCGGTCTCGCTGCTGGAGACGGTCGGCCACGCGGCTCCGACGATCCTGCTGGGGACGTCGACGGCGCACGGCGCGTTCACCGAGGCGGTCGTCAAGGCCATGGCGCGGGGGGTCGAGCGGCCGATCATCCTGCCGATCTCCAACCCCACCTCGAAGATCGAGGCCGAGCCGCAGGACGTGATCGCGTGGACGGACGGCAAGGCGCTGGTCGCGACCGGGCTGCCGTTCGGGCCGATGGAGTACGAGGGTGTGAACTACCACTTCGGCCAGGCCAACAACGCGCTCGTGTACCCCGGGCTGGGGCTTGGCACCATCGTCTCCGGCGCGCACACGGTGACTCCGGCCATGCTGATCGCGGCCGCCGAGGCGGTCGCCGGCCAGGTGGACGTCAGCGCGCCGGGCGCTTCACTGCTGCCCGAGGTCGAGAACCTGCGGGCCTCCACCGCCACGACCGCGGTCGCCGTCGTGCGTGCCGCACAGGCGGAAGGCGTCGCCACGGCGAAGATCGACAACGTGGTGCAGGCGGTTCAGGACGCCATGTGGCAGCCCACATACTCCGACGGCGGCGCGGCGTGA
- a CDS encoding RNA polymerase sigma factor SigF, with protein MTVTETTEARLTVLPEIADPSRVAPKDARQLSRLFFDQLGVLEEGTPAYQYARNTLIEMNVSLVRFAAARFRSRSQDEMEDIVQVGTIGLIKAIDRFELTREVEFTSFAVPYIVGEIKRFFRDTSWAVHVPRRLQEARIQLAKATEELSSRLGRTPTVKELSQLMCLSEDEVNEARLASNGYASSSLDAAINSGEDGETALADFIGADDSALELVEDFNALAPLIAELDDRERRIIHMRFVDELTQAQIGEHLGVSQMHVSRLLTRTLTKLRAGMLTTR; from the coding sequence ATGACAGTGACCGAGACGACCGAGGCACGGCTGACGGTGCTGCCGGAGATCGCCGACCCGTCGCGGGTCGCCCCCAAGGACGCCCGGCAGTTGTCCAGGCTGTTCTTCGACCAACTCGGCGTCCTGGAAGAGGGCACGCCCGCGTACCAGTACGCGCGCAACACGCTCATCGAGATGAACGTCTCCCTCGTCCGCTTCGCGGCAGCGCGCTTCCGCAGCCGCAGCCAGGACGAGATGGAGGACATCGTCCAGGTCGGCACGATCGGACTGATCAAGGCCATCGACCGGTTCGAGCTCACCCGCGAGGTCGAGTTCACCTCCTTCGCCGTCCCGTACATCGTCGGTGAGATCAAGCGCTTCTTCCGCGACACCTCTTGGGCGGTCCACGTTCCCCGCCGTCTGCAGGAAGCCCGTATCCAGCTCGCCAAGGCCACCGAAGAACTGAGCAGCCGGCTGGGCCGCACCCCCACGGTCAAGGAACTCTCCCAGCTCATGTGCCTCAGCGAGGACGAGGTGAACGAGGCTCGCCTCGCCTCGAACGGTTACGCCTCCTCCTCCCTCGACGCCGCCATCAACTCCGGCGAGGACGGCGAGACCGCGCTGGCGGACTTCATCGGCGCCGACGACAGCGCCCTCGAACTCGTCGAGGACTTCAACGCCCTGGCCCCCTTGATCGCCGAACTGGACGACCGTGAACGGCGCATCATCCACATGCGGTTCGTCGACGAACTGACCCAGGCCCAGATCGGCGAGCACCTCGGCGTCTCCCAGATGCACGTCTCCCGCCTGCTCACCCGCACCCTCACCAAACTCCGCGCGGGCATGCTCACCACTCGCTGA
- a CDS encoding DUF2231 domain-containing protein, whose product MSTHVPGTTTRSWTPSALDTASAWWLTALDRIERSGAADPAIRLLQRGIRSLPLGEARDLLRGRPLGHPVHPVLVQVPIGCWLSAAVLDIAPAGHRAPTTLMAVGLAGAAPAAVAGWADWADLPPEQTRVGLVHAVSNVAAVACYTASLTARLRGHSAKGRLWSLGGLTAVAVSGALGGHVAYRQAVGTHPAH is encoded by the coding sequence ATGAGCACTCACGTCCCCGGCACCACCACCCGTTCCTGGACGCCCTCGGCCCTGGACACCGCGTCGGCATGGTGGCTGACGGCCCTGGACCGTATCGAACGGTCGGGGGCGGCGGATCCGGCGATCCGGCTTCTCCAGCGGGGAATCCGCTCGCTCCCGCTGGGCGAGGCGCGCGATCTGCTGCGCGGCAGGCCGCTGGGCCATCCCGTGCATCCCGTTCTGGTCCAGGTCCCGATCGGCTGCTGGCTGTCGGCCGCCGTACTGGACATCGCGCCGGCAGGGCACCGTGCGCCCACCACCCTCATGGCCGTCGGACTGGCCGGGGCCGCCCCGGCGGCCGTCGCCGGCTGGGCCGACTGGGCGGACCTGCCTCCCGAGCAGACCCGGGTCGGACTGGTCCACGCCGTCTCGAACGTGGCCGCGGTGGCCTGCTACACCGCGTCCCTGACGGCGCGACTGCGCGGTCACTCGGCGAAGGGCCGGCTGTGGTCGTTGGGCGGGCTGACGGCGGTCGCCGTGAGCGGTGCGCTCGGCGGCCACGTGGCCTATCGGCAGGCCGTCGGAACGCATCCCGCTCACTGA
- a CDS encoding DUF6131 family protein encodes MIVLGAILLVIGLLVGVSLLTTVGGVLVVVGAVLWILGASGRSVGGRKHYF; translated from the coding sequence ATGATTGTCCTTGGCGCCATCCTGCTCGTCATCGGCCTGCTGGTCGGTGTGTCACTGCTGACGACCGTGGGCGGTGTGCTCGTCGTGGTCGGCGCGGTCCTGTGGATCCTGGGGGCGAGCGGTCGCTCGGTCGGCGGCCGCAAGCACTACTTCTAG
- a CDS encoding DUF5133 domain-containing protein encodes MLEPHPKVVRTLLARYAEARFAHAHAEDARTARVLADVAYTLCVTTGTATVEDAITAADVLLERSRSGHAAPDDNGAAGGRARADLAA; translated from the coding sequence ATGCTCGAACCTCACCCCAAGGTCGTGCGGACCCTCCTCGCACGCTACGCGGAGGCGCGTTTCGCTCATGCGCACGCCGAGGACGCGCGCACGGCACGGGTCCTCGCCGACGTCGCCTACACGCTGTGTGTGACGACAGGGACGGCAACCGTCGAGGATGCCATCACCGCCGCGGACGTCCTCCTCGAACGATCCCGCAGCGGCCACGCCGCCCCGGACGACAACGGTGCCGCGGGCGGCAGGGCGCGGGCGGACCTCGCGGCGTAG